In Candidatus Krumholzibacteriota bacterium, one genomic interval encodes:
- a CDS encoding HAMP domain-containing histidine kinase, with protein MPLSCQDAQTGGMAEITIHSKDPGDSIDITRAGKLEDLDRLLSLMIHQIRNHCMSIKGYASLLNYEDDVSTKGKKWISNISRGIGSLEGFLSVFETYRMAKKFTLERLDLNLLVRNAWKSAIEMFGIDIIAPELEINIIEGTEIDGDRHDFRKMMLHIFRNSIESMDGTGRVKVFVGPQDPENAGNNGWIIEIQDDGCGMDRGEVMKAGEILYSTKTSHIGCGLNLVAAVASRMNAIVEVRSEKGVGSLVRIKEKSVITE; from the coding sequence ATGCCTTTAAGCTGTCAGGATGCGCAAACGGGGGGAATGGCAGAAATTACCATTCACAGCAAAGATCCCGGTGACAGCATCGATATAACCAGAGCTGGAAAGCTTGAAGATCTTGACAGGCTTCTTTCGCTGATGATCCATCAGATCAGGAACCATTGTATGAGCATCAAGGGGTATGCATCACTCCTGAACTATGAAGATGACGTAAGCACAAAGGGAAAAAAGTGGATCAGCAATATCAGCAGAGGAATAGGAAGCCTTGAAGGGTTTCTCAGCGTTTTCGAGACATACCGGATGGCAAAGAAATTCACACTTGAAAGACTTGATCTCAATCTGCTTGTCAGGAACGCCTGGAAGAGCGCTATTGAGATGTTCGGGATCGACATCATCGCTCCTGAACTCGAAATCAATATTATCGAGGGAACGGAGATCGATGGAGACAGGCATGATTTCAGGAAGATGATGCTTCACATTTTCAGGAACTCTATCGAATCGATGGATGGGACTGGAAGAGTAAAGGTCTTTGTCGGGCCGCAGGATCCGGAAAATGCGGGGAATAATGGATGGATCATAGAGATTCAGGATGATGGGTGCGGTATGGACCGCGGTGAAGTGATGAAGGCGGGAGAAATACTTTACAGCACCAAGACGTCGCATATCGGTTGCGGGCTCAATCTTGTAGCCGCGGTAGCGTCGAGAATGAATGCCATCGTCGAAGTACGCTCCGAAAAGGGTGTTGGAAGCCTGGTAAGAATAAAAGAAAAGTCAGTCATAACAGAATAA